The following proteins are encoded in a genomic region of Fervidobacterium pennivorans DSM 9078:
- a CDS encoding YqeG family HAD IIIA-type phosphatase, with amino-acid sequence MAKVKKVQSIHDIDFDKLLNSGKRIFLFDFDNTINVWRSTHVPEQAAKLFDYLKSKGAEIYIVSNGRKRNLDYEVPVIWRAFKPFAFKVRLKLNQKLKRKEEVLVIGDQVFTDVLFAKLLGVDVIKVEPLDKSKEAFGTKILRLFENILHRFIKQR; translated from the coding sequence TTGGCAAAAGTCAAAAAGGTGCAATCCATACATGATATAGATTTTGATAAGCTTTTAAACTCGGGAAAGAGGATTTTTCTGTTTGATTTCGACAATACAATAAACGTATGGCGTTCAACACATGTTCCAGAACAAGCTGCAAAATTATTTGATTATCTCAAATCAAAAGGCGCAGAAATTTATATCGTTTCCAACGGCCGTAAGCGAAACTTGGATTATGAAGTCCCAGTTATTTGGCGTGCATTCAAGCCCTTTGCTTTTAAGGTAAGATTGAAGCTCAACCAGAAACTTAAACGAAAAGAAGAGGTATTGGTCATTGGTGACCAAGTCTTTACGGACGTGCTTTTTGCAAAATTACTCGGAGTTGATGTTATCAAAGTCGAGCCGCTTGATAAGTCAAAGGAAGCGTTTGGGACAAAGATACTGAGGCTTTTTGAAAACATTCTTCATAGATTCATCAAGCAAAGATAA
- a CDS encoding Gfo/Idh/MocA family protein, with translation MKKIRLGIVGCGIAARELHFPALKELTDKFEIVAVTSRTREHAEDFAKLVSETLGSTPQVFNSYEELLLSKQVDAVDLTLPIELNVPFIKQAVEHDLHVICEKPISTDVKSGKELVEFSLQTNKVIYIAENYRHAFKYNKIRELLHEGAIGQPIFVDWHLWIGMDKENKYVKTTWRQIPKHIGGFLSDGGVHHIAALRVMLGDIEWVSGQVKRITDYLGDVDFLSTLFEFKTGVVGNYTVSYAVKGEEYFEIVGTEGKIRLTPNLIVLSGKVDEDIPLIQENTFKKEFEDFYEVLTTEKPNILGNPAEALKDLAFFEAAIKSKGEKVEIERLIKEA, from the coding sequence ATGAAGAAAATCCGTTTAGGTATCGTTGGTTGTGGTATTGCTGCTCGTGAGTTGCATTTTCCTGCGTTGAAGGAACTAACAGACAAGTTTGAAATAGTTGCTGTTACGAGTAGAACCAGAGAACATGCTGAGGATTTTGCAAAGTTGGTGTCCGAGACGTTAGGTTCTACTCCGCAGGTATTTAACTCCTACGAAGAATTACTACTCTCAAAGCAAGTTGATGCGGTGGATTTGACCTTACCCATAGAGTTGAACGTGCCTTTCATAAAGCAAGCCGTTGAACATGATTTGCATGTGATTTGTGAAAAACCGATATCAACTGATGTGAAAAGTGGGAAGGAATTAGTTGAGTTCTCACTTCAAACTAACAAGGTGATATACATTGCTGAAAACTACAGGCATGCGTTTAAGTACAATAAGATAAGAGAACTGTTGCACGAAGGAGCTATTGGTCAGCCTATTTTCGTTGACTGGCATCTATGGATTGGTATGGATAAGGAAAACAAGTATGTGAAAACAACTTGGAGACAAATTCCAAAACACATAGGTGGTTTTTTGTCAGATGGCGGGGTTCATCATATCGCCGCACTTAGGGTTATGTTAGGAGACATCGAATGGGTTAGTGGACAAGTCAAACGCATCACAGATTATTTGGGAGACGTTGATTTCCTCTCTACTCTTTTTGAATTCAAAACAGGTGTTGTAGGTAATTATACAGTTAGTTACGCGGTCAAGGGAGAAGAGTATTTCGAGATTGTTGGAACAGAAGGGAAGATAAGATTAACGCCGAATTTAATAGTATTGTCTGGAAAAGTAGACGAAGATATTCCACTTATCCAGGAGAATACGTTCAAGAAGGAATTTGAAGACTTCTACGAGGTTTTGACAACCGAAAAGCCAAATATCCTTGGAAACCCTGCAGAAGCACTCAAGGACCTTGCATTTTTTGAAGCGGCCATCAAGTCGAAAGGTGAAAAGGTAGAGATAGAAAGGTTGATAAAAGAGGCTTAA
- a CDS encoding redoxin domain-containing protein produces the protein MIQSRYKLIPQFTLKDEEGKDFSWTNLLGRYTVVYFYPKANTPGCTLEGIDFTRLLDEFNGNVIGISPDDCKAIASFKSKKGLRVKLLSDPDKIVAEQFGAAKDGKLIRSTFIVDPWGRIRREWIKVSVNGHAEEVLEEYKRIIEKDQTLNDDILVRRAFRGIRPDPVEDEKIETLLKAAQLAPSCMNKQPWRFLVVRTKENLEKLHSTLSEGNYWMKQAPVMLIVYTDDELGCQLSDRRNYSLFDTGTAVGLLLTQATQMGLVAHPVAGYDPVKIKEIFGLNGIIITVIAVGYWGNLDILNEKHATIELGNRIRKPLEEVAKFI, from the coding sequence ATGATTCAATCACGCTATAAACTCATTCCTCAGTTTACTTTAAAAGATGAAGAAGGAAAAGATTTTTCCTGGACAAACCTTTTGGGAAGGTATACAGTGGTTTATTTCTATCCCAAAGCAAATACTCCAGGCTGTACACTCGAGGGTATTGATTTCACAAGACTTCTCGATGAATTTAACGGCAATGTAATAGGCATATCCCCTGACGATTGCAAAGCCATCGCAAGTTTTAAATCTAAAAAGGGACTAAGAGTAAAATTACTTTCAGACCCAGATAAGATAGTAGCAGAGCAATTTGGTGCAGCAAAAGATGGAAAATTGATAAGGTCTACATTCATAGTCGACCCCTGGGGGAGAATCAGAAGAGAATGGATTAAAGTTAGTGTGAATGGACATGCGGAAGAAGTATTGGAAGAATACAAAAGAATCATCGAAAAAGACCAAACTCTTAACGACGATATCCTTGTGAGAAGGGCATTTAGAGGTATAAGACCGGACCCTGTTGAAGATGAAAAGATAGAAACTCTTTTGAAAGCAGCCCAGTTGGCACCTTCATGTATGAACAAACAACCTTGGAGATTTCTTGTGGTGAGAACAAAAGAGAATCTCGAAAAGCTTCACTCTACACTTTCGGAAGGAAATTACTGGATGAAGCAAGCACCGGTTATGCTCATCGTTTATACAGACGATGAATTAGGTTGTCAACTGAGCGACAGGAGAAATTACTCGCTATTTGACACAGGAACTGCCGTTGGATTATTGTTAACCCAAGCAACACAGATGGGACTTGTCGCACATCCAGTTGCTGGGTATGACCCTGTAAAGATAAAAGAGATATTCGGGTTGAACGGGATAATTATTACCGTAATAGCAGTAGGTTATTGGGGAAATCTCGATATACTTAATGAAAAACATGCAACAATTGAACTGGGCAATAGGATAAGAAAACCGCTCGAAGAAGTGGCAAAGTTTATATAA